The following proteins come from a genomic window of Platichthys flesus chromosome 1, fPlaFle2.1, whole genome shotgun sequence:
- the LOC133953049 gene encoding zinc finger protein 771-like, whose translation MCGPKPGRSCSDTMSNTQLLKAAVQQKLAAAAEEIFLLFEQTLRDYEQEVFLSKQRVEQQRTLSQGSEQLSLEGEDTPSGQKLCEEATDVGEDDEEPLQVKEEQEDEQWAAQAGEKQQEEDDTKESMFNIIYVQRSNEDGRPRRSQQVENRADPLPSSSSEQLRAEPERGHCGASEPTSDFQMSEDSDDEWRDSSPALSGVETPQQAGETVERPYACTVCNKNFRIKSILTRHMKTHTGEKPYSCRVCGKSFIQRSYLHTHMNSHSGQKPHTCSYCGRGFTQVGNMNAHMRIHTGEKPHSCSDCGKSFREKADLVKHTIIHTGEKPYTCTVCTMRFSAQSNLTRHMKTHSGEKPFSCAACGKRFIRRSHLIVHMRTHAGEN comes from the exons ATGTGTGGTCCCAAACCAGGGAGGAGCTGCTCAGACACAATGTCCAACACACAACTCCTCAAAGCTGCGGTGCAGCAGAAACTGGCCGCAGCTGCTGAGGAGATTTTCCTTCTGTTCGAACAAACTCTCAGAGACTATGAGCAGGAGGTTTTCCTCTCGAAGCAGCGGGTGGAGCAGCAGCGCACACTGAGCCAAG GCTCTGAGCAGCTCTCTCTGGAGGGAGAGGACACCCCGTCAGGGCAGAAGCTCTGTGAGGAGGCGACTGACGTGGGCGAGGATGACGAGGAGCCCCTGCAggttaaagaggaacaggaggatgAACAGTGGGCTGCTCAAGCAGGtgaaaagcagcaggaggaggatgacacCAAAGAGTCAATGTTCAATATCATCTACGTGCAAAGAAGTAATGAGGATGGAAGACCTCGTCGAAGCCAACAGGTTGAAAATAGAGCAGACCCTTTGCCCAGCAGCTCATCTGAACAGCTGAGAGCAGAACCCGAGAGAGGCCACTGTGGTGCGTCGGAGCCGACCAGTGACTTCCAGATGAGTGAAGACAGTGATGATGAGTGGAGAGACAGCAGTCCTGCTCTCTCAGGTGTAGAGACACCACAGCAAGCAGGGGAGACAGTAGAGAGGCCGTATGCCTGCACCGTGTGCAACAAGAATTTCAGGATTAAATCCATCCTGACTCgccacatgaagacacacaccgGGGAGAAACCTTACAGCTGCAGGGTCTGCGGCAAAAGCTTCATCCAGCGCTCCTATCTGCACACTCACATGAACTCGCACTCTGGACAGAAACCGCACACGTGTAGTTACTGCGGCAGAGGATTCACGCAGGTCGGGAACATGAACGCTCACATGCGAATCCACACGGGGGAGAAGCCTCACAGCTGCTCCGACTGTGGCAAgagtttcagagagaaagcaGATCTCGTCAAGCACACAATAATACACACCGGAGAGAAGCCGTACACCTGCACTGTGTGTACCATGAGATTCAGTGCTCAGTCCAATCTAACGCGCCACATGAAGACTCATTCAGGGGAGAAGCCATTCAGCTGTGCCGCCTGTGGGAAACGATTCATACGACGCTCCCATTTAATCGTTCACATGAGGACTCATGCAGGAgagaactaa